One Peromyscus leucopus breed LL Stock chromosome 4, UCI_PerLeu_2.1, whole genome shotgun sequence genomic region harbors:
- the LOC114688279 gene encoding olfactory receptor 4F15-like: protein MNEANYSEVSEFVFLGLSIYRPTQCFLFAFSTISYATIFLGNFSVVITVVFDSHLHSPMYFLLANLSFVDFCFSTSTVPKLISDLYSRNNTISFQGCIFQIFVLHVLGACEMVLLVAMAWDRYVAICKPLYYLTIMSPRMCLLLLIGAWIIGLIHSVAQLAFVVHLPFCGSNEIDSFYCDLPRFIKLACVDTYRMEFLVTADSGLISVTTFFLLIVSYIFILFTVWKQSLGSLSKALSTLSAHISVVVLFFGPCMFVYIWPFPNVPVDKFLAIVDFMITPILNPAIYTLRNKDMKLAMKRLSKQLLSRKSVC from the coding sequence ATGAATGAAGCAAATTACTCTGAAGTATCTGAGTTTGTATTCCTGGGATTATCAATCTACAGACCAACACAATGTTTCCTCTTTGCATTTTCTACAATATCATATGCAACAATTTTTCTGGGGAATTTCTCAGTTGTGATTACAGTTGTCTTTGACTCTCATTTACATTCACCCATGTACTTCCTTTTAGCCAATCTTTCATTTgttgacttttgtttttctacCTCAACTGTTCCTAAGTTGATTTCTGATCTGTACTCCAGGAATAATACCATTTCATTCCAGGGCTGTATCTTCCAAATATTTGTCCTTCATGTCCTGGGGGCATGTGAGATGGTGTTGCTGGTAGCCATGGCCTGGGACAGATATGTGGCCATATGCAAGCCCCTCTACTACCTGACCATCATGAGCCCACGAATGTGCCTTTTGCTTCTGATTGGTGCATGGATTATTGGTCTCATTCACTCAGTGGCTCAGTTAGCTTTTGTTGTCCATTTGCCTTTTTGTGGTTCGAATGAGATAGATAGTTTTTACTGTGACCTTCCTAGGTTCATCAAACTGGCCTGCGTAGACACCTACAGAATGGAGTTTTTGGTTACTGCTGACAGTGGATTAATTTCTGTCACTACCTTTTTCTTATTGATTGTCTCCTACATCTTCATACTGTTCACTGTATGGAAACAATCCTTGGGCAGTTTGTCCAAGGCCCTCTCTACACTTTCTGCTCACAtctctgtggtggttttgttctttggaccatgcatgtttgtgtacatatgGCCATTTCCTAATGTCCCAGTGGATAAGTTTCTTGCCATTGTGGACTTCATGATTACACCTATCTTGAACCCTGCCATTTACACACTAAGGaacaaagacatgaagttggcaATGAAGAGACTGAGTAAACAACTCCTGAGTAGGAAAAGTGTCTGCTAA